The following are encoded in a window of Plectropomus leopardus isolate mb chromosome 23, YSFRI_Pleo_2.0, whole genome shotgun sequence genomic DNA:
- the si:dkeyp-75b4.10 gene encoding galactose-specific lectin nattectin, translating to MKALSVSLTLAVFLALSRAVPFNNNNNNNNNNNNNNNNSSLSTRNSGLCEYVIEQSMHISGAFVPQCDSYGNFMPQQCSTSNCWCVNVITGEEIPNTRTLLGATAVNCDSEFYCPHGWSRFGRQCFIFIDSPKTWAEAEGYCLFEGANLASVHSYEEDYFIQSLTRGDGHDFPHAWIGGHDAIHFSFWMWSDGSKFRYENWHSDYRVERTEHCLKMNYEFDRKWNYGFCDDALPFVCAKRI from the exons ATGAAGGCGCTCAGCGTGTCTCTAACACTCGCTGTTTTTCTGGCCCTGAGCCGAGCGGTCCcgttcaacaacaacaacaacaacaacaacaacaacaacaacaacaacaacaacagcagcctCTCCACCAGGAACTCGGGCCTGTGCGAGTACGTGATAGAGCAGAGCATGCACATCAGCGGGGCGTTCGTCCCGCAGTGCGACTCTTACGGGAACTTCATGCCGCAGCAGTGCTCGACCTCCAACTGCTGGTGCGTCAACGTCATCACCGGAGAGGAGATCCCGAACACGAGGACACTGCTGGGCGCCACAGCCGTTAACTGTG acaGCGAGTTCTACTGCCCGCATGGCTGGTCTCGCTTCGGAAGACAGTGTTTCATCTTCATCGACAGCCCGAAGACTTGGGCTGAAGCCGAG GGTTACTGTCTGTTCGAAGGGGCCAACCTGGCGTCAGTCCACAGCTACGAGGAGGATTACTTCATCCAGTCTCTGACCAGAGGAGACGGCCACGACTTCCCGCACGCCTGGATCGGTGGCCACGACGCCATACAC TTCTCTTTTTGGATGTGGAGCGACGGCTCCAAGTTTCGATACGAAAACTGGCATTCGGACTACAGAGTGGAGAGAACTGAGCACTGTCTGAAGATGAATTATGAAT TTGACAGGAAGTGGAATTACGGCTTCTGCGATGACGCTTTGCCTTTCGTTTGTGCCAAGAGGATCTGA
- the fgb gene encoding fibrinogen beta chain → MTIHNGMMFSTYDRDNDNWTPGDPTKQCAREDGGGWWYNRCHSANPNGRYYWGGAYTRQMAKHGTDDGVVWMNWKGSWYSLKSISMKIRPFFASS, encoded by the exons ATGACTATTCACAATGGCATGATGTTCAGCACCTACGACAGAGACAACGACAACTG GACCCCCGGGGATCCCACCAAACAGTGCGCCCGCGAGGACGGAGGGGGCTGGTGGTACAACCGCTGCCACTCAGCCAATCCAAATGGCCGATACTACTGGGGCGGAGCCTACACGCGTCAAATGGCCAAGCACGGCACGGACGACGGCGTGGTGTGGATGAACTGGAAGGGCAGCTGGTATTCGCTGAAGAGCATCAGCATGAAGATCAGGCCGTTCTTCGCCTCCAGTTAA
- the LOC121962120 gene encoding fibrinogen alpha chain: MRLKQQNQGGQQLFSPTRTYGRRHCRRTSGVALCSDDDWGSKCPSGCRLQGLISQMESKVERKLQAVCKRATLYEDAAEKSVTVMKRVYGATRRVFINRHESELKFVELAERLARNLTSLRKRSSRLSLQLGELRGNVQTQLEDLYRMEVDIDIKLRACSGSCRVALPFSVDHLGYRTLHADTERMETKRKAAAPPEDIPRVTLQPVDVEPVLSSEYQTIPTVQREALTQFEDIVQNRVVLEPVGPAELD, from the exons ATGAGGCTGAAGCAGCAGAATCAAGGTGGCCAACAGCTCTTCAGTCCCACCCGGACATACGGGAGGCGACACTGTCGCAGGACATCGGGCGTCGCTCTGTGTTCAGACGATGACTGG GGATCTAAATGCCCGTCTGGCTGCCGGCTCCAGGGTCTGATCTCACAAATGGAGAGCAAGGTGGAGAGGAAACTGCAGGCGGTGTGCAAGAGAGCAACGCTGTACGAAGACGCGGCTGAGAAGTCCGTGACGGTGATGAAACGCGTCTACGGCGCCACCAGGAGAGTCTTCATCAACAGACACG AGTCGGAACTGAAGTTCGTGGAACTCGCCGAGAGATTGGCCAGGAACCTGACGTCGCTACGGAAACGGTCGTCAAGACTGTCGCTGCAACTGGGGGAACTGCGCGGAAATGTCCAGACACAACTGGAGGACTTGTATCGGATGGAG GTGGACATCGACATCAAGCTGCGAGCGTGCTCCGGCTCGTGTCGGGTGGCGTTACCGTTCAGCGTCGATCATCTCGGCTACCGAACGCTCCACGCCGACACGGAGCGGATGGAAACGAAAAGGAAGGCGGCTGCGCCTCCTGAAGACATCCCACGTGTCACGCTGCAGCCTGTGGACGTGGAGCCGGTGCTGTCCTCAGAGTATCAGACCATCCCTACGGTCCAGAGAGAAGCGCTGACCCAGTTCGAGGACATCGTCCAGAACCGGGTGGTCTTGGAGCCCGTGGGTCCTGCAGAGCTGGACTGA
- the fga gene encoding fibrinogen alpha chain: MSRGRRFRNIQQQVSTQRKTTETKMVRLHLPVCLSLIFVASALASELSPRGARPVEHGTRGDKCATQRDWPFCTSDNWGPKCPSGCRILGLMDKFDHGLLKNVEKIRSLLDSKKKAFDNTNVVSKQTYDYVKEQLIDEAGNSRKFSNLAHEVRQKIINMKVVIDRQRKLLDSLRDRVKDQVAEMQKLEVDIDIKLRACKGSCQAYTLHQVDHDSYVELDKQVKQLDAMSGQSHGPGGQFYVIQSQPFSVYSSIHKTTQQAFDEVQTLKLVEVIDGSSSSPANVSKGQGTSMSSSSSSSSTSSSSSSSSSSSSSTSSSITELGGGGSLGTGFGHTSHSSTTFTCTKSTKKTIVHTKDGPVEKVEEVIEGGPHCQGLTDSTMGTLDFPDVFHTSSSSSSSSSVSKTVHSNTKGSLLGDSKTGFDDPFGLDFGVFATDDAEDDHPDFQARSVKSARVERHADYVGKDCVDAHQKHLKGETNGLFKIKPGGADSTQVVEAYCQQEGLMGGWLLVQQRDSGALSFNRTWAEYRDGFGSVDAKGRGEFWLGNQNLHLLTNQGETMLKVELEDWEGGVASAEYSIRVGSEAEGYPLHVSAYMGDAGDAFLMPNSDMASYLSHNGMKFSTFDKDNDKWEENCAEMFGGGWWYNNCQSANLNGIYYKGAYDPEKNTPYEVENGVVWTTYKPANYSLKTVRVFIRAAAF; encoded by the exons ATGAGCCGAGGGCGACGTTTCAGAAACATTCAGCAGCAGGTGTCCACGCAGAGGAAGACGACAGAGACGAAGATGGTGCGACTCCACTTACCCGTCTGCCTCAGTCTGATTTTTGTGGCTTCAGCTCTG GCCAGTGAACTCAGCCCGAGAGGAGCCCGCCCGGTGGAGCACGGCACCAGAGGCGATAAATGTGCCACTCAGAGGGACTGGCCTTTCTGCACCAGCGATAACTGG GGCCCCAAATGCCCGTCAGGCTGCAGGATCCTGGGTCTGATGGATAAATTCGACCACGGCTTGCTGAAAAATGTCGAGAAGATCCGCAGCCTCCTGGACTCTAAAAAGAAAGCCTTTGACAACACTAACGTGGTGTCCAAACAGACATACGACTACGTGAAGGAACAACTCATCGACGAGGctg GTAACAGCAGAAAATTCTCCAACCTGGCCCATGAAGTGCGTCAgaaaatcataaatatgaagGTGGTCATTGACAGACAAAGGAAACTCCTGGACTCCCTGAGGGATCGCGTCAAAGATCAAGTGGCCGAGATGCAAAAGCTGGAG GTCGATATAGATATTAAGCTTCGTGCCTGCAAAGGATCCTGCCAAGCCTACACCCTGCACCAGGTGGACCACGACAGCTACGTGGAGCTGGACAAACAG GTTAAACAGCTGGACGCCATGTCAGGCCAGAGCCACGGGCCCGGGGGGCAGTTCTACGTGATCCAGAGCCAGCCGTTCTCTGTGTACTCTAGCATTCACAAGACAACGCAGCAGGCATTTGATGAG GTGCAGACCCTTAAGTTGGTCGAGGTGATAGACGGCTCCAGCTCATCCCCGGCAAATGTCTCCAAGGGCCAAGGTACTTCCAtgtcttcatcttcatcctcatcatccacctcttcttcctcctcctcctcctcctcctcctcctcctccacctcctcttccatCACTGAGCTAGGAGGAGGTGGTTCACTTGGTACAGGTTTCGGCCATACCAGCCATTCCAGTACAACCTTCACCTGCACCAAGAGCACCAAGAAGACCATCGTCCACACCAAGGACGGGCCGGTGGAGAAAGTTGAGGAGGTGATTGAAGGAGGCCCTCACTGCCAGGGCTTGACAGACAGCACCATGGGAACTTTAGACTTCCCTGATGTCTTCcacacatcctcctcctcctcctcctcttcttctgtttccAAAACCGTCCACAGTAACACCAAGGGAAGCCTCTTAGGAGACTCCAAAACCGGCTTCGACGATCCGTTTGGCCTGGACTTCGGCGTTTTCGCAACGGACGATGCGGAGGACGATCATCCCGATTTCCAGGCCCGGAGTGTGAAGAGCGCGCGTGTTGAGCGGCACGCCGATTATGTAGGAAAAG ATTGTGTCGACGCCCACCAGAAGCACCTGAAAGGGGAAACGAACGGCCTGTTTAAGATCAAACCCGGCGGCGCGGACTCCACACAGGTAGTAGAGGCGTACTGCCAGCAGGAGGGGCTGATGGGCGGGTGGTTGTTAGTCCAGCAGAGAGACAGCGGGGCGCTCAGTTTCAACCGCACCTGGGCCGAATATCGCGACGGATTCGGCTCGGTGGACGCGAAGGGAAGGGGGGAGTTTTGGCTAGGCAACCAGAACCTCCACCTGCTGACCAATCAGGGCGAGACCATGCTGAAGGTGGAGCTGGAGGATTGGGAGGGGGGCGTGGCCAGCGCCGAATACTCGATCAGGGTGGGCTCGGAGGCGGAGGGGTACCCGCTGCACGTGTCCGCGTACATGGGGGACGCGGGGGACGCTTTTTTGATGCCTAACTCTGACATGGCGTCTTACTTGTCCCACAATGGGATGAAATTCAGCACCTTTGACAAAGACAACGATAAGTGGGAGGAGAATTGCGCGGAGATGTTCGGGGGCGGGTGGTGGTACAACAACTGCCAGTCGGCCAACTTGAACGGGATTTATTATAAAGGCGCGTACGACCCGGAGAAAAACACGCCGTACGAGGTCGAAAACGGAGTCGTGTGGACGACGTACAAACCAGCAAACTACAGCCTGAAAACTGTTCGCGTGTTCATTCGAGCGGCTGCTTTTTAA